CCTTGAAGCGGGGACGAAAGGGCCTAGATGACGTGGCCCTTTCCATGACCCCGCCGCGATCGCCTCCCATTTCCCCTCAACTCAGCCTACAGTCAGCCCGTAGTGGCAAAACAGACATCTTCTCCAGCAAGCTTCTAGGGTAAAGGTCGCGGCAGGGCAAGCTCGCCTACAGCATCACTTCATCGGCAAAGCTAGCCCAGCGAACAAAGTGGAATGGGCCGGCGATGGAGCCCCATAGATGTTCATCCGTCTTGGGATCCCGCCCTCGATCTAGGCTAATAAAGCGATCGGCATCAATTTCAAATTCGCTATCCAGGTAGGTGAGCTGCCCCTTGCGCTCCACCATACAGGCCTTCCCCGGTTCAACAACGCCTTTGAAGGACGTGCCCGTCCAGTGAACCACCATATTACAGCCCGGCATTTTCTGGAGGCGATCGCTCGTCACATCCTTCAGGCGTTCTGGGTGGCGAGAAGCATTAAACAGCGCTTCTTGATCCGCGACGAGATAATTTTCAATTTCAATATGGTCGCCCATATCTAGCAGCTTCAGCACCCGCAGACGGTACGGCGCATTTAAATTAATATCGTAGGCTTGCTCCACCAAAAAGCTCATTCCCGACAACTGCTCCGGCGGCAGGGGGCGCATACAGACACGGATATGGGCAAAAAAGGGTGGATTTTCAAATGCTTGAGGCTGGTTACTAAAGTCTGCCGCCATCCAGCGGGCTAGGGTTTTGATATCTGTAGAATGGGTCATAACAGAATATTAAACAGATGAATAACACAGGGAGCGATCGCGCCCCATTGCATTGTACGAGACTTTTGAACGCCAACTTCTGCCTAAAAATCAAAGTAAATATAGGGAGAACTTTCGCTAGGTGCCAGGAGCCAAGCGGCAAAGAGACAAATAGGCACCAGCAGGATTTTAACCGGCCAATTGAGCTGTAGCTTGAGCCCCCGCTGCACGCCATAGATCGCTATCATCACTAGGGCGATCGCCCCTAGAATCACAGCAATTTCTGCCCGTCCCATCTGCAGCGTTTCCACATAGATTTTTTGCCCAAACTGCACATCCGCCGGATGTCCCCACAAATGGGTGAGCACCCACCAGGAATCTCGCAGATTCGGCAGTCGGAAAAAGATCCAGGCTACGAACACCATCGACTGGGTCGCGCCCCAAGCCACCAACGTACCGGGAATACTTTGCCACCATTGAGCCAACTGGGGCGATCGCTCTGACAAGGCATGGGTAAGACGATGCAGCACCAGCGCTACACCATGCACGGCTCCCCACACCACAAATCCCCAGGCCGCGCCATGCCAAATGCCAGCAATCACCATAATGATCAGCAAATTCAAGCAGGTGCGACTCAGACCCTGGCGCGATCCCCCCAAGGGAAAATAGAGATAGTTGCGCAGCCAGTCCCCGAGGGTCATATGCCAGCGCCGCCAAAAGTCGGCAATGTTGGTCGTCAAATAGGGAAAGTCAAAGTTTTGAGGCAGCGAGAAACCCATGAGCATGGCCGTGCCCCGCGCCACATCCACATAGCCGCTGAAATCTAGGTAGAGCTGAAATCCATAGGCGATCGCCGCCAGCCATAGATCGCCACTCCCCGCCCGCTCCAAGTTGGCAAAGCTCAGATCTACCAGCGTGCCCAAGTGATCCGCCAATAGTAGTTTCTTCACTGCCCCGCAGGAAATCAGCCATAGAGCATCGACAATTTTGACGGTGCTAGGAAACTGAGCCGCCTGCACCTCTTGCATAAACGGATGAAAACGGGTGATCGGCCCAGAGATGAGCTTAGGAAAAAACAGCTTATAGGTGGCAAATTTGAGAAAACTCTGGCTGGCAGGCGCACCCCGATAGACATCCACCAAATAGGCGATACATTCAAAACAGAAAAAGCTAATGCCCAAGGGAGCCATAATCTGGGTGGCCACCCAACTCGCCGACGCTTGGGCTGCGGGCCAGGCAAAGGCTAGCCCCAGGGATGACAGCAGAAAAGGTACATACTTGAAGCCCAGCAGCAGCAAGACATTCACCACAATGCCTAGCCACAGCAATCTAAAACGGCGGCGGCCCCAGTCTTGCTGGGCAAAGTCCCAGTCTACGTTGTCAATGCGCCAGTCGAGCGGGGCTCCCAAATCTAGCCCAATGCGGAAGGTCACCAAGGCAATGACGAGCAGCAACGGCACGTACTGAAGCTGCAGGGAACTGTAGAACACCAAGCTAGCTAGCAGCAAGACCCACAATCGCAGCGATCGCCCCTCAACTGCCCAGTACACTCCCAGCACGCTGAGCAGAAATATGCCATACAAAATGGATAGTAATGTCATTGCTTGTGCTCCATGGCGATCGAGCTGGCGATCGGGCTGTGATCCCACCGCTCATTTTACTATCGCCAGTATAGGGGCACCTCCAGCAGACTGGCCTTCCTCAACAGAAGAACGGTGCAGCTAAAACAATCTTGTCTGAGCAACCAACTTAGTTAGCAGATGAGCGGTTCCAACGAAACCAGTTCATAAGCTGACTGCGATGGGCTTGCGTCTGAATTTGTTCAGGCGTAGCTACATCCTGTCTCTCCTGCCCATCTCCATCGATCTGAGCCGATCGCTTGGGACGAGTAAAAACTGTGTTGGCTAAGCGATTAAAAAACATCAGGAAAAACCTCATAATGTATTGAATTACACAGAAATTTTAACTCTTTTTACATTCAAAACAAAGCTGATGTCATCACTCGTTAACCTCATAACCAAACTGACCGTCGCCCGTGATGCTGACAGGGGCATAGGCACCACGGGTCGTGAGAGGATTTGCAGCTCGCCTCCGACGCTAAGCTCTTGGCAACTCTCCGCTCTCAATCAACAGGGAGGCTTTGGTTAACCCCGGCTTTCTAGTCCAACGTCATCCCGGCTTCAACAAGGCCCGTCGCCTACACCCTTGCTCCTGCGGATACGTGTTCCCCCTGTGTGCCTGGGACACGGCACCCTTGAGCCAGGATGGTACATTGATGTAGGCACAGCAGGTGCTCCCGGGGAAGGAGCACTTCGGGATAGTATAGAGATATGGTTAGAAGCGTTGACATTCGTGGCCTCCCCCACGCCTATTCTTTAACGTCTGAAACGGCAGTGCCGACAGTGCTGGTCTTTGTCCATGGATGGCTCCTGAGCCAGGCCTATTGGCAGCCCGTCATTCAGCATCTATCGGCTGACTATCAGTGCCTATCCTATGACCTGCGAGGATTTGGTCAATCTCAGCCCATAGCCGATTACAACATT
This genomic interval from Candidatus Obscuribacterales bacterium contains the following:
- a CDS encoding MBOAT family protein, whose product is MTLLSILYGIFLLSVLGVYWAVEGRSLRLWVLLLASLVFYSSLQLQYVPLLLVIALVTFRIGLDLGAPLDWRIDNVDWDFAQQDWGRRRFRLLWLGIVVNVLLLLGFKYVPFLLSSLGLAFAWPAAQASASWVATQIMAPLGISFFCFECIAYLVDVYRGAPASQSFLKFATYKLFFPKLISGPITRFHPFMQEVQAAQFPSTVKIVDALWLISCGAVKKLLLADHLGTLVDLSFANLERAGSGDLWLAAIAYGFQLYLDFSGYVDVARGTAMLMGFSLPQNFDFPYLTTNIADFWRRWHMTLGDWLRNYLYFPLGGSRQGLSRTCLNLLIIMVIAGIWHGAAWGFVVWGAVHGVALVLHRLTHALSERSPQLAQWWQSIPGTLVAWGATQSMVFVAWIFFRLPNLRDSWWVLTHLWGHPADVQFGQKIYVETLQMGRAEIAVILGAIALVMIAIYGVQRGLKLQLNWPVKILLVPICLFAAWLLAPSESSPYIYFDF
- a CDS encoding chromophore lyase CpcT/CpeT, translating into MTHSTDIKTLARWMAADFSNQPQAFENPPFFAHIRVCMRPLPPEQLSGMSFLVEQAYDINLNAPYRLRVLKLLDMGDHIEIENYLVADQEALFNASRHPERLKDVTSDRLQKMPGCNMVVHWTGTSFKGVVEPGKACMVERKGQLTYLDSEFEIDADRFISLDRGRDPKTDEHLWGSIAGPFHFVRWASFADEVML